One genomic region from Pseudomonas sp. R5-89-07 encodes:
- the waaC gene encoding lipopolysaccharide heptosyltransferase I, whose translation MRVLVVKTSSLGDVIHALPALTDAARAIPGIRFDWVVEEGFAEIPTWHPAVDRVIPVAIRRWRKNLWQTIKSGEWRRFKQAVQSTKYDLVIDAQGLLKSAWLTRYVRAPVAGFDKTSAREPLAARFYSRRLAVARGQHAVERLRQLFAVALGYDLPKGLGDYGLSVEKLLGLPPKKPFVLLLHGTTWDTKHWPEVYWRELAERMGRLGVDVKLPWGNADEKARAERLAQGLPNAEVLPKLNLAGVARVLAGARACVAVDTGLGHLAAALDVPTISLFGPTNPGLTGAYGKGQVHLASDWPCAPCLQKQCTYQPTADDLQRFDVKRESPLCFTRLNPERVASRLSALLLAEE comes from the coding sequence TTGCGGGTACTGGTAGTCAAGACCTCATCCCTGGGCGACGTGATCCACGCCTTGCCGGCACTTACCGACGCCGCGCGGGCGATCCCCGGCATCCGTTTCGATTGGGTGGTGGAAGAAGGCTTCGCCGAAATTCCGACCTGGCACCCGGCGGTGGACAGGGTGATCCCGGTGGCGATTCGTCGCTGGCGCAAGAACCTCTGGCAAACCATCAAGAGCGGCGAATGGCGGCGTTTTAAACAGGCCGTGCAGTCGACCAAATATGACCTGGTGATCGACGCCCAGGGTCTGCTCAAAAGTGCCTGGCTGACCCGTTACGTGCGGGCGCCGGTCGCCGGGTTCGACAAGACCTCGGCACGCGAGCCCCTGGCGGCGCGTTTCTATTCGCGACGCCTGGCCGTGGCCCGTGGGCAACATGCGGTGGAGCGGTTGCGCCAGCTGTTTGCCGTGGCGCTGGGCTACGACCTGCCCAAAGGGCTGGGCGACTACGGCCTGAGCGTCGAGAAACTGCTGGGCCTGCCGCCGAAGAAGCCCTTCGTGCTGCTGCTGCACGGTACGACCTGGGACACCAAGCACTGGCCAGAAGTCTATTGGCGCGAACTGGCCGAACGCATGGGCCGCCTGGGTGTGGACGTGAAACTGCCGTGGGGCAACGCCGACGAAAAAGCCCGTGCCGAGCGCCTGGCGCAAGGCCTGCCTAACGCCGAAGTGCTGCCGAAGCTGAACCTGGCCGGCGTGGCCCGTGTATTGGCTGGTGCTCGTGCCTGTGTGGCGGTGGACACCGGCCTCGGTCACTTGGCGGCTGCGCTGGATGTGCCGACCATTTCTTTGTTCGGGCCGACCAATCCGGGCCTCACCGGCGCCTATGGCAAAGGCCAGGTCCACTTGGCCAGCGACTGGCCATGTGCGCCATGCCTGCAGAAGCAATGCACCTATCAACCCACCGCCGATGACCTGCAGCGCTTCGACGTCAAGCGCGAGTCGCCGCTGTGCTTCACGCGCCTGAACCCCGAACGCGTCGCCAGCCGACTGAGCGCGTTGTTATTGGCTGAGGAGTAG
- a CDS encoding lipopolysaccharide kinase InaA family protein, with product MAGWILEPAYAALADDFGSLEAVFALQGERLTRDPLSEVIRVERGGVNYYVKRYVGAGKGLRRYLGRPRVKSEWQNLKRFAKWGIPTAEVVAWGLQRSGLAYDRGAMITRELPKTEDLSALAERNDPRLKDPKWVDAISRQLAEYTRTMHDHRFTHNDLKWRNLLVDDQRTLYLIDCPNGDFWRGFWLKYRITKDLACLDKVAKYHLSATQRLRFYLQYRQRTHLTASDKQRIRHVVKFFEGRE from the coding sequence ATGGCGGGTTGGATTCTGGAACCTGCCTACGCCGCTCTTGCGGATGACTTTGGAAGCCTGGAAGCGGTGTTTGCCCTGCAAGGCGAGCGCCTGACCCGCGACCCGCTGTCAGAGGTGATCCGAGTGGAGCGCGGCGGGGTCAATTATTACGTCAAGCGCTATGTCGGGGCCGGCAAGGGCCTGCGCCGCTACCTGGGCAGGCCGCGGGTAAAGTCCGAGTGGCAGAACCTCAAGCGCTTTGCCAAGTGGGGCATTCCCACCGCCGAGGTGGTCGCCTGGGGCCTGCAACGCAGCGGGCTGGCCTACGATCGTGGCGCGATGATCACCCGCGAACTGCCCAAGACCGAAGACCTGTCGGCCTTGGCGGAACGCAACGATCCGCGCCTCAAGGACCCCAAGTGGGTCGATGCAATCAGCCGCCAGCTGGCTGAGTACACGCGCACCATGCATGATCACCGCTTCACCCATAACGACTTGAAGTGGCGCAACCTGCTGGTCGATGACCAGCGCACCTTGTATCTGATCGACTGCCCCAACGGCGATTTCTGGCGCGGTTTCTGGCTCAAGTACCGCATCACCAAGGACCTGGCCTGCCTGGACAAGGTTGCCAAATATCATCTGTCGGCCACCCAGCGCCTGCGCTTCTACCTGCAATACCGCCAGCGCACGCACCTGACGGCGTCGGACAAACAACGAATTCGCCATGTGGTGAAGTTTTTCGAGGGACGCGAATGA
- a CDS encoding glycosyltransferase family 4 protein: protein MQLAFVLYKYFPFGGLQRDFMRIALECQQRGHAIRVYTLIWEGDIPPGFEVLVAPVKALVNHRRNEKLYAWIQADLAKRPVDRVVGFNKMPGLDLYFAADGVFEDKAQTLRYPMYRWFGRYKHFAEYERAVFDKNAKTRIMVLSERQQQLFSQYYGTQAERFHLLPPGIARDRRAPPNAADIRAQFRREFGLAEDDLLLVQIGSGFKTKGVDRSLKAVAALPSRLKKRTRLFVIGQDDPKVFQLQSAALGLGDQVQFFKGRNDIPRFLLGADLLIHPAYNEAAGMVLVEAVVAGLPVLVSQVCGYAFYIDKAQSGRVLDEPFEQAQLNQYLVEMLEDPHARATWSRNGLAFAETADLFSMPQYAADLILAEPNR, encoded by the coding sequence ATGCAACTGGCCTTCGTCCTCTACAAATACTTTCCCTTCGGTGGCCTGCAGCGCGACTTCATGCGCATCGCCCTGGAGTGCCAGCAGCGCGGTCATGCGATCCGTGTGTACACCCTGATCTGGGAGGGCGATATCCCGCCCGGCTTCGAAGTGCTGGTGGCGCCGGTCAAGGCGCTGGTCAACCATCGCCGCAACGAAAAGCTCTACGCCTGGATCCAGGCCGACCTGGCCAAGCGCCCGGTGGACCGCGTGGTGGGTTTCAACAAGATGCCGGGGCTGGACCTGTACTTCGCCGCCGACGGCGTGTTCGAGGACAAGGCCCAGACCCTGCGCTACCCGATGTACCGCTGGTTCGGGCGCTACAAGCACTTTGCCGAATACGAGCGCGCGGTGTTCGACAAGAACGCCAAGACCCGGATCATGGTGCTGTCCGAGCGCCAGCAGCAACTGTTCAGCCAGTATTACGGCACCCAGGCCGAGCGTTTTCACCTGCTGCCGCCGGGCATCGCCCGTGACCGGCGCGCACCGCCGAACGCCGCCGACATTCGCGCGCAGTTTCGCCGTGAGTTCGGCCTGGCCGAGGATGACTTGCTGCTGGTGCAGATCGGTTCGGGCTTCAAGACCAAAGGCGTCGACCGCAGCCTCAAGGCCGTGGCCGCGCTGCCATCGAGACTGAAGAAACGCACCCGCCTGTTTGTAATTGGCCAGGACGACCCCAAAGTATTCCAACTGCAGAGTGCCGCGCTGGGCCTGGGCGACCAGGTGCAGTTCTTCAAGGGCCGCAACGATATCCCGCGTTTCCTGCTGGGTGCGGACCTGCTGATTCACCCTGCCTACAACGAGGCGGCCGGCATGGTGCTGGTCGAAGCGGTGGTCGCCGGCCTCCCGGTACTGGTGAGCCAGGTCTGCGGCTACGCGTTTTACATCGACAAGGCCCAGAGCGGCCGGGTGTTGGACGAACCGTTCGAGCAGGCCCAGCTCAACCAGTACCTGGTGGAGATGCTTGAGGATCCACACGCGCGCGCGACCTGGAGTCGCAATGGTCTGGCCTTCGCTGAGACGGCCGACCTGTTTAGCATGCCGCAGTACGCTGCGGACCTGATTCTGGCGGAGCCAAACCGATGA
- the glnE gene encoding bifunctional [glutamate--ammonia ligase]-adenylyl-L-tyrosine phosphorylase/[glutamate--ammonia-ligase] adenylyltransferase, with translation MSLPLLAELPAILLPYASRAEQSFRDAVAALEDDHGLSEWTPQRWADFARVCAASDFVIEQSVRDPLMLLELVAWGELDRGFAPGELCGQIAGAVQQAETEDEMGRVLRRQRTRQQVRIIWRDLTRQADLVQTCRDLSDMADACIDQAYQWLYQRHCVQFGTPTGRRSGEAQHMVILGMGKLGAVELNLSSDIDLIFAYPEGGETVGVKRSLDNQEFFIRLGQKLIKALDPMTVDGFVFRVDMRLRPYGSAGALVLSFNALEQYYQDQGRDWERYAMIKARVVAGDQVAGAQLLDMLRPFVYRRYLDFSAIEALRTMKQLIQQEVRRKGMADNIKLGSGGIREVEFIAQAFQLIHGGRDLSLQQRPLLKVLGTLEGQGYLPAAVISELRNGYEFLRYTEHAIQAIADRQTQMLPDTPEDQARIAFMLGFADWAAFHERLMYWRGRVDWHFRQVIADPDEEEGEESELVVGGEWLPLWEESQDDDAACRQLSEGGFTDAPKALKALAGLRGSPQLRAMQRLGRERLDAFIPRLLAQAVEHANPDLVLERVLPLVEAVARRSAYLVLLTENPDALRRLLTLCAASPWIAEQITRFPLLLDELLNEGRLFKPPLAPELAAELRERLTRIPEDDLEQQMEALRHFKLAHRLRVAASEIAGSLPLMKVSDYLTWLAEAILEQVLALAWRQTVARHGSPQRLDGSLCDPGFIIVGYGKVGGIELGHGSDLDLVFIHDGDPHAETDGAKPIDGAQFFTRLGQRIIHLLTTQTNSGQLYEVDMRLRPSGASGLLVSSLGAFDRYQQNEAWTWEHQALIRARVLVGSQDVGQAFEQVRAKVLGRERDLVKLRQEVSEMRAKMRDNLGTKSTAAGMAANAFDATALFDLKQDAGGIVDIEFMVQYAALAWSAQHPSLLRYTDNIRILEGLEQVGLMPAADAHLLREVYKAYRSAAHRQALQNEAGTVPGDQFADERRQVMRIWQALGLS, from the coding sequence ATGAGCCTTCCATTGCTGGCCGAACTGCCGGCCATTCTCCTGCCTTACGCCAGCCGGGCCGAGCAGTCATTTCGTGACGCCGTGGCCGCGCTGGAGGACGATCATGGCCTTTCTGAGTGGACGCCGCAACGGTGGGCCGACTTCGCGCGGGTGTGCGCAGCCAGTGATTTCGTGATTGAACAGAGCGTTCGTGACCCTTTGATGTTGCTCGAACTGGTGGCCTGGGGCGAGCTGGACCGAGGCTTTGCGCCGGGTGAGCTGTGCGGGCAGATCGCCGGTGCCGTGCAACAAGCCGAAACAGAAGACGAAATGGGCCGCGTGCTGCGCCGTCAGCGGACGCGCCAGCAGGTGCGCATTATCTGGCGCGATCTGACCCGCCAGGCTGACTTGGTGCAAACCTGCCGCGACCTGTCCGACATGGCCGACGCCTGCATCGACCAGGCCTACCAATGGTTGTACCAGCGCCATTGTGTGCAGTTCGGGACACCGACCGGGCGGCGCAGCGGTGAGGCGCAGCACATGGTCATTCTCGGCATGGGCAAGCTGGGGGCGGTGGAGCTGAACCTGTCGTCGGATATCGACTTGATCTTCGCCTACCCCGAAGGCGGCGAGACAGTGGGGGTCAAGCGCTCCCTGGATAACCAGGAATTTTTCATTCGTCTTGGTCAAAAATTGATCAAGGCTCTCGACCCGATGACGGTCGACGGTTTCGTTTTCCGTGTCGACATGCGCCTGCGTCCCTACGGTTCGGCCGGCGCGCTGGTACTGAGCTTCAATGCGCTGGAGCAGTACTACCAGGACCAGGGCCGCGACTGGGAGCGTTACGCCATGATCAAGGCCCGCGTCGTCGCCGGTGACCAGGTGGCCGGTGCGCAATTGCTCGACATGCTGCGCCCGTTCGTCTATCGCCGTTACCTGGACTTCTCCGCCATCGAAGCGCTGCGCACCATGAAGCAGCTCATTCAGCAGGAAGTGCGACGCAAAGGCATGGCCGACAATATCAAGCTGGGTTCTGGCGGTATTCGCGAGGTGGAATTCATCGCCCAGGCGTTTCAGCTGATCCACGGCGGGCGCGATCTTAGCCTGCAACAACGTCCTCTATTGAAAGTACTCGGCACCCTGGAAGGCCAGGGCTATTTGCCGGCCGCCGTGATCAGCGAGCTGCGCAATGGCTACGAGTTTTTGCGCTACACCGAACACGCGATCCAGGCGATTGCCGACCGCCAGACTCAAATGCTGCCGGACACCCCGGAAGATCAGGCGCGTATTGCCTTTATGCTGGGCTTTGCCGATTGGGCCGCGTTCCACGAGCGCCTGATGTATTGGCGGGGTCGGGTGGACTGGCACTTCCGCCAGGTGATTGCCGACCCTGATGAGGAAGAGGGCGAAGAAAGCGAATTGGTCGTCGGCGGGGAATGGTTGCCGCTGTGGGAAGAATCCCAGGATGACGACGCCGCCTGCCGCCAATTGAGTGAGGGCGGCTTCACCGATGCGCCCAAGGCCCTCAAGGCGCTGGCTGGCCTGCGCGGCAGCCCGCAGCTGCGTGCCATGCAGCGTCTGGGTCGCGAGCGGCTGGATGCGTTTATTCCGCGCTTGCTGGCCCAGGCGGTCGAACACGCCAACCCGGACCTGGTACTGGAACGCGTATTGCCGCTGGTCGAGGCCGTCGCTCGCCGTTCGGCGTACCTGGTGCTGCTCACCGAAAACCCCGACGCCCTGCGCCGTCTGCTGACCCTGTGCGCCGCGAGCCCGTGGATCGCCGAGCAGATCACGCGCTTTCCGCTGTTGCTCGATGAGCTGCTCAACGAAGGGCGTCTGTTCAAGCCACCGTTGGCGCCGGAGCTGGCCGCCGAGTTGCGCGAGCGCCTCACGCGTATCCCCGAAGACGATCTTGAGCAGCAGATGGAAGCCCTGCGCCATTTCAAGCTGGCGCACCGCCTGCGGGTGGCCGCGTCGGAAATAGCCGGCAGCCTTCCGTTAATGAAAGTCAGCGACTACCTGACCTGGCTGGCCGAAGCCATTCTCGAACAGGTGCTGGCCCTGGCCTGGCGCCAGACCGTTGCTCGTCACGGTTCGCCGCAACGGCTGGATGGCAGCCTGTGCGATCCTGGGTTCATCATCGTCGGTTATGGGAAAGTCGGCGGGATCGAACTGGGGCATGGTTCGGACCTGGACCTGGTGTTTATCCACGACGGCGACCCGCACGCCGAGACCGACGGCGCCAAGCCGATCGACGGCGCGCAATTTTTCACCCGCCTGGGCCAGCGCATCATTCACTTGCTGACCACCCAGACCAACTCGGGACAGTTGTATGAAGTGGACATGCGCCTGCGGCCTTCAGGTGCGTCCGGTTTGCTGGTGAGTTCGCTGGGGGCGTTTGACCGCTATCAGCAAAATGAAGCCTGGACCTGGGAGCATCAGGCGCTGATTCGCGCACGTGTGTTGGTGGGCAGCCAGGATGTCGGCCAGGCGTTCGAGCAGGTACGCGCTAAGGTATTGGGGCGTGAGCGGGACTTGGTCAAGCTGCGCCAGGAGGTCAGCGAGATGCGCGCCAAGATGCGTGACAACCTGGGGACCAAGAGCACAGCGGCCGGTATGGCGGCCAATGCCTTCGACGCCACGGCGCTGTTCGACCTCAAGCAGGACGCGGGAGGTATCGTCGATATTGAATTTATGGTGCAATACGCGGCTTTGGCGTGGTCTGCGCAACATCCATCGTTGCTGCGCTATACCGACAATATCCGCATTCTGGAAGGCCTGGAGCAGGTCGGGCTGATGCCCGCCGCCGATGCCCATTTGTTGCGTGAGGTGTATAAGGCTTACCGCTCCGCCGCGCACCGCCAAGCCTTGCAGAACGAGGCGGGCACGGTGCCCGGGGACCAGTTCGCCGACGAACGGCGCCAGGTGATGCGAATCTGGCAGGCGCTGGGTTTGAGCTGA
- the waaF gene encoding lipopolysaccharide heptosyltransferase II, translating into MNILIVGPSWVGDMVMAQTLFQCLRLRYPDCQIDVLAPEWSRPILERMPQVRKALSFPLGHGALELATRRRIGKAMAGQYDQAILLPNSLKSALVPFFAGIPKRTGWRGEFRYVLLNDVRTLDKARYPLMIERFMALAYEPGAELPTPYPRPSLQIDPLTREAALAKFGLTLDRPVLALCPGAEFGESKRWPSEHYAKVAETKIREGWQVWLFGSKNDHSVGEDIRQRLIPGLREEAVNLSGETSLAEAIDLLSCADAVVSNDSGLMHVAAALNRPLVAVYGSTSPGFTPPLADQVEVVRLGIECSPCFDRTCRFGHYNCLRQLLPQPVTDALQRLQGDVVEVH; encoded by the coding sequence ATGAATATTCTGATCGTTGGGCCCAGTTGGGTCGGTGACATGGTGATGGCCCAGACACTGTTCCAGTGCCTGCGGCTGCGCTATCCGGATTGCCAGATCGACGTGCTCGCCCCTGAGTGGAGCCGGCCGATCCTTGAGCGTATGCCACAAGTGCGCAAGGCCTTGAGCTTTCCGCTCGGTCATGGCGCGCTGGAATTGGCCACCCGCCGTCGCATCGGCAAAGCCATGGCCGGCCAGTACGACCAGGCGATCCTGTTGCCCAACTCGCTGAAGTCGGCGCTGGTGCCGTTTTTTGCCGGTATCCCCAAGCGTACCGGCTGGCGCGGCGAGTTTCGTTACGTGCTGCTCAACGATGTACGCACCCTGGACAAGGCACGCTACCCGCTGATGATCGAGCGCTTCATGGCCCTGGCCTATGAGCCGGGCGCCGAGTTGCCGACGCCATACCCGCGCCCCAGTTTGCAGATCGACCCGCTGACCCGCGAGGCGGCTCTGGCCAAGTTCGGCCTGACCCTGGACCGCCCGGTATTGGCGTTGTGCCCGGGCGCCGAATTCGGCGAATCCAAGCGCTGGCCGTCGGAGCACTACGCCAAAGTCGCCGAGACCAAGATCCGCGAAGGCTGGCAGGTGTGGCTGTTTGGCTCGAAAAACGATCACTCGGTGGGTGAAGACATTCGCCAGCGCCTGATTCCTGGCCTGCGCGAAGAAGCGGTGAACCTCAGTGGCGAGACGTCCCTGGCCGAGGCTATCGACTTGCTGTCGTGCGCCGACGCGGTGGTGTCCAACGACTCGGGTTTAATGCACGTCGCCGCCGCGCTGAACCGTCCGTTGGTGGCGGTGTACGGCTCGACATCCCCAGGCTTCACCCCGCCCCTGGCCGACCAGGTGGAAGTGGTGCGCCTGGGCATTGAGTGCAGCCCCTGTTTTGACCGCACCTGCCGTTTCGGCCATTACAACTGCCTGCGTCAATTGCTGCCGCAGCCGGTAACCGATGCCTTGCAGCGGTTGCAGGGCGACGTGGTCGAGGTTCACTGA
- the aceE gene encoding pyruvate dehydrogenase (acetyl-transferring), homodimeric type has protein sequence MQDLDPVETQEWLDALESVLDKEGEDRAHYLMTRMGELATRSGSQLPYAITTPYRNTIPVTHEARMPGDLFMERRIRSLVRWNAMAMVMRTNLKDSDLGGHISSFASSATLYDIGFNYFFQAPTDEHGGDLIYFQGHTSPGVYARAFMEGRITEDQMNNFRQEVDGGGLSSYPHPWLMPDFWQFPTVSMGLGPIQAIYQARFMKYLEARGFIPEGKQKVWCFLGDGECDEPESLGAISLAGREKLDNLIFVINCNLQRLDGPVRGNGKIIQELEGVFRGAHWNVTKVIWGRFWDPLLAKDVDGILQRRMDEVIDGEYQNYKAKDGAFVREHFFNTPELKAMVADLSDDEIWKLNRGGHDPYKVYAAYHEAVNHKEQPTVILAKTIKGYGTGAGEAKNTAHNTKKVDVDSLKLFRDRFDIPVKDEELENLPFFKPEPNSAEARYLAERRSALGGFVPQRRANSFSVPTPDLSTLKAILDGSGDREISTTMAFVRILAQLVKDKDIGPRIVPIIPDEARTFGMEGMFRQLGIYSSVGQLYEPVDKDQVMFYKEDKKGQILEEGINEAGAMSSFIAAGTSYSSHNQPMLPFYIFYSMFGFQRIGDLAWAAGDSRTRGFLIGGTAGRTTLNGEGLQHEDGHSHILAATIPNCRTFDPTYGYELAVIIQDGMKKMTEEQQDVFYYITVMNESYQQPAMPAGVEEGIIKGMYLLEEDTKEAAHHVQLMGSGTILREVREAAKILRDEFNVGADVWSVTSFNELRRDGLAVERSNRLHPGQKPAKSYVEECLAGRKGPVIASTDYMKLFAEQIRQWVPSKEFKVLGTDGFGRSDSRKKLRHFFEVDRHFVVLAALEALADRGEIEPKVVADAIVKFGINPEKRNPLDC, from the coding sequence ATGCAAGACCTCGATCCCGTCGAAACCCAGGAATGGCTGGACGCCCTGGAATCGGTTCTCGACAAAGAAGGCGAAGACCGTGCTCACTACCTGATGACCCGTATGGGCGAACTCGCGACCCGCAGCGGCTCACAATTGCCTTACGCCATCACCACGCCATACCGCAACACCATCCCCGTTACCCACGAAGCACGCATGCCTGGCGACCTGTTCATGGAACGCCGCATTCGCTCGCTGGTACGCTGGAACGCCATGGCGATGGTAATGCGCACGAACTTGAAAGATTCGGACCTGGGCGGTCACATCTCCAGCTTCGCTTCCAGCGCTACCCTGTATGACATCGGCTTCAACTACTTCTTCCAGGCCCCGACCGACGAACACGGCGGCGACCTGATCTACTTCCAGGGCCACACCTCGCCAGGCGTCTACGCCCGTGCGTTCATGGAAGGTCGCATCACTGAAGACCAGATGAACAACTTCCGCCAGGAAGTGGACGGTGGCGGCTTGTCGTCCTACCCGCACCCTTGGTTGATGCCTGATTTCTGGCAGTTCCCGACCGTTTCCATGGGTCTGGGCCCGATCCAGGCGATCTACCAGGCACGCTTCATGAAGTACCTGGAAGCTCGAGGTTTCATCCCTGAAGGCAAGCAGAAAGTCTGGTGCTTCCTGGGTGACGGCGAGTGCGACGAGCCGGAATCCCTGGGCGCCATCTCCCTGGCCGGCCGCGAGAAGCTGGACAACCTGATCTTCGTCATCAACTGCAACCTGCAGCGCCTCGACGGCCCGGTTCGCGGCAACGGCAAGATCATCCAGGAACTCGAAGGCGTGTTCCGCGGAGCGCACTGGAACGTGACCAAAGTCATCTGGGGCCGTTTCTGGGACCCACTGCTGGCCAAGGACGTCGACGGTATCCTGCAACGTCGCATGGACGAAGTCATCGACGGCGAGTACCAGAACTACAAGGCCAAAGACGGCGCGTTCGTGCGTGAACACTTCTTCAACACGCCTGAACTCAAGGCGATGGTTGCCGACCTGTCCGACGACGAGATCTGGAAGCTCAACCGTGGCGGCCACGACCCGTACAAGGTCTACGCGGCATACCACGAAGCGGTCAACCACAAGGAACAACCCACCGTCATCCTGGCCAAGACCATCAAGGGTTATGGCACCGGTGCCGGCGAAGCGAAGAACACCGCGCACAACACCAAGAAAGTCGATGTCGACAGCCTGAAGTTGTTCCGCGACCGCTTCGACATCCCGGTCAAGGACGAAGAGCTGGAGAACCTGCCGTTCTTCAAGCCGGAGCCAAACAGCGCCGAAGCCCGTTACCTGGCCGAGCGCCGCTCTGCACTGGGTGGTTTCGTACCTCAGCGCCGCGCCAACAGCTTCAGCGTTCCGACGCCAGACCTGAGCACCCTCAAGGCCATCCTTGATGGCTCGGGCGACCGTGAAATCTCCACCACCATGGCCTTCGTGCGGATCCTCGCGCAGCTGGTCAAGGACAAGGACATCGGCCCGCGTATCGTCCCGATCATCCCGGACGAAGCCCGTACCTTCGGTATGGAAGGCATGTTCCGTCAGTTGGGCATCTACTCCTCCGTCGGCCAGCTCTACGAGCCAGTCGATAAAGACCAGGTGATGTTCTACAAGGAAGACAAGAAGGGCCAGATCCTCGAAGAAGGCATCAACGAAGCGGGCGCCATGAGCTCCTTCATCGCTGCCGGTACTTCGTACTCCAGCCACAACCAGCCGATGCTGCCGTTCTACATCTTTTACTCGATGTTCGGCTTCCAGCGCATTGGCGACCTGGCTTGGGCAGCAGGCGACAGCCGTACCCGTGGCTTCCTGATCGGCGGTACTGCCGGCCGTACCACACTCAACGGCGAAGGCCTGCAACACGAAGACGGTCACAGCCACATCCTGGCTGCCACCATCCCTAACTGCCGCACCTTCGATCCAACCTACGGCTATGAGCTGGCGGTGATCATCCAGGACGGCATGAAGAAGATGACCGAAGAGCAGCAGGACGTCTTCTACTACATCACCGTGATGAACGAGTCCTACCAGCAGCCAGCCATGCCGGCCGGCGTGGAAGAAGGCATCATCAAGGGCATGTACCTGCTCGAAGAAGACACCAAGGAAGCAGCACACCACGTACAGCTGATGGGCTCCGGCACCATCCTGCGCGAAGTGCGTGAAGCGGCGAAGATCCTGCGTGACGAATTCAACGTCGGTGCCGACGTGTGGAGCGTTACCAGCTTCAACGAACTGCGTCGCGACGGCCTGGCCGTAGAGCGCAGCAACCGCCTGCACCCTGGCCAGAAGCCAGCCAAGAGCTACGTCGAAGAGTGCCTGGCCGGCCGTAAGGGTCCAGTCATCGCCTCTACCGACTACATGAAACTGTTTGCTGAACAAATTCGCCAGTGGGTCCCGTCCAAGGAATTCAAAGTCCTGGGCACCGACGGTTTCGGTCGCAGTGACAGCCGCAAGAAGCTGCGTCACTTCTTCGAAGTCGACCGTCACTTCGTGGTGTTGGCAGCCCTGGAAGCCTTGGCTGACCGTGGTGAGATCGAACCGAAGGTGGTGGCTGATGCCATCGTCAAGTTCGGGATCAACCCGGAAAAACGCAACCCACTGGACTGCTGA
- the rfaP gene encoding lipopolysaccharide core heptose(I) kinase RfaP: MKLILAEPFKTLWAGRDAFAEVEKLQGQVFRELAARRTLRTVVQGEPYFVKIHRGIGWGEILKNLVTAKLPVLGAGQEWRAIQRLQELGVPTMTAVAFGEKGSNPADQHSFIITQELTPIISLEDLTLDWVKQPPVPAIKHALTVELASTVGAMHRGGVNHRDCYLCHFLLHTDRPITVDTLKLSVIDLHRAQVRATIPMRWRNKDLAGLYYSALEIGLTQRDKLRFLKHYFKQPLRQILAEQTALLRELERMAAKLYARKQRYGDAL; encoded by the coding sequence ATGAAGTTGATTCTTGCCGAACCCTTCAAGACCCTCTGGGCCGGACGCGATGCGTTCGCCGAGGTCGAGAAGCTGCAAGGCCAGGTGTTCCGCGAGCTGGCCGCTCGTCGTACGTTGCGTACGGTGGTGCAGGGCGAACCCTATTTTGTGAAAATCCACCGTGGCATCGGCTGGGGCGAAATCCTCAAGAACCTGGTCACCGCCAAATTGCCGGTGCTGGGTGCGGGCCAGGAGTGGCGGGCGATCCAACGCTTGCAGGAACTGGGCGTGCCGACCATGACCGCCGTGGCCTTTGGCGAAAAAGGCAGCAACCCGGCCGACCAGCACTCGTTCATCATCACCCAGGAGCTGACCCCGATCATCAGCCTGGAAGACTTGACCCTCGATTGGGTCAAGCAACCGCCGGTGCCGGCGATCAAGCATGCCTTGACCGTAGAGTTGGCGAGCACCGTCGGTGCGATGCACCGCGGCGGCGTCAATCATCGCGATTGCTACCTGTGCCACTTCCTGCTGCACACCGACCGGCCGATCACGGTCGACACCCTCAAGCTGTCGGTGATCGACCTGCACCGTGCCCAGGTGCGCGCGACGATCCCCATGCGCTGGCGCAACAAAGACCTGGCCGGGCTGTATTACTCCGCCCTGGAAATCGGCCTGACCCAGCGCGACAAGCTGCGTTTTCTCAAGCATTACTTCAAGCAGCCGCTGCGCCAGATTTTGGCGGAGCAAACCGCGCTGCTGCGCGAACTGGAACGCATGGCCGCCAAGCTCTATGCGCGCAAGCAACGCTATGGGGATGCGCTCTGA